In Etheostoma cragini isolate CJK2018 chromosome 15, CSU_Ecrag_1.0, whole genome shotgun sequence, the DNA window TGCGGCAGTACAGTCATATACGCTTTAAGTGCAGgtacacgtttttttttcttcagtactCTTCATATGCTTCTAACTCTATTTCACAGTATAAACCATCAAGGAACCCGTACCTGGCATCACCATTCATGCTTTCGCTCTGTTCCTTCTCTATCAAGCCTCCTCCATATGAACAGGATGACCCTTCTCAACTACCCTGTTCCAGAGTTGGATGTTACCTTGCAAGAGGTGAGCCGTGTCCTGCAGCTCNNNNNNNNNNNNNNNNNNNNNNNNNNNNNNNNNNNNNNNNNNNNNNNNNNNNNNNNNNNNNNNNNNNNNNNNNNNNNNNNNNNNNNNNNNNNNNNNNNNNAGCACAGTGCTGTGGATGGGATGGTGGCTGGGCTTATGACTGAGCATGTTTACAATCTGTCTGAGACTGCTGACTTAGACCTAGTCCACACCGACACAGTAAATGTGAATGGGTCTGTCAcagtaaataatgttaaatgtgtCTGTCCAACTTCCCTAACATTCCCCTTGCAAGGTATAATTACCCCCAAACTGAGCCGTGACTTGAAAGCAACACACCCAGTTCTCACTTTTGATGTGCCTTCCTATCCTGATGTGTTTTCTGCTCTCAGAGGGCAGAGAGGCCTGTATGATGCTTGGATAAATTTCTCTTTGCAGCTTTCCCTGAGGCAGACTTTTGGGGAATCTGCTTCCAATCACATGCTTGTCACACCTACCCATATGCGCCACTACAAACATGGCCGTTGTGATCCTACTTACTCACTCACTATGCATTCTCAAAAGTTAGTAGGTGCCTTGATATCCTGCATTGGCCCAGATAACTCAATCCAATACACTACTGACCTCCTACGCTTGTTCCATGTTGCATTTTTGGAGCATAAAAGGCTCATCAGAAACACCAAAGGTGGTCAAGGAGTTGGTCCCCACCTAGCTGCCCTGCGCCGATCATTGCCATTTGACAACCCACTGAAGAAGTACCTGGACCCCTTTGGATGTCCATCGGTGTACCTCACAGGTACAGATCTGATGGAGGCCGTGGAGTGTGGAGTAGGGAATGTTTATGCCCAAGATCAGCTGGCTGTAACCTACCTtggaaagagagacaaggtTCGCATTTTGCTTAATGGAAAGGGGAGCTTTGCTCTGGCACTGGAAAAGATTCAGGAACACCTGAAGATAAACCTGAAGTTAGTGATTCTTCTAGCTGTTAGGTATGCCATTGCACACCAAACGGGGGGCCTGGAGCATCTACTGAATCAAggtgaaaatgagaaaatcaatggaGAGACAAACCACTGTTCAGCAATTCCAAACAATGGCAAAACTACTGTTGACTCCACCTCTGGCATGAGCACAGACTACACTCTGGTGATCCATGGTGGTGCTGGAGAAGAGATAATGCTGAACACTGAAGTAAATGCCGTTATTGAGTTTGCTCTACAGACAGCCTTAACCCTTGGATCCCAATTGCTTCAACAAGGTGGAAGGAGTGTGGACGCAGTTCAAAAGTCAGTAGAAGCTCTCGAGGACTGCTTCCTGTTTAATGCAGGGAAAGGCTCAGTATTCAATAAAGATggcaaaaatgaaatggaagCAACCATTGTGGAAGGTAATACAATGAGATCAGGATCTGTTGCTTGTGTGCGAAGTGTGAAGAACCCAATAAAAGCAGCTAGATGTGTCATGGAGAAGAGTCCACATTCACTCATAGTGGGAGATGGAGCTGAGGACTTTCTGCAAGGGTTGGAGGAGAAGCAGAAGCCTGTTGGGCctgagtatttctacactgacATACGTCACAGACAGTTAGCTGCAAAGCTCACTGTTGGAGACACCTCAAAAAACAATCACCCTCAGACAGTTGGAGCTGTGGCCTTGGATCGTTGGCATGGGTTGGCTGCTGCATCGTCCACGGGGGGGTTAGTCGGAAAGCTTAAAGGGCGAGTTGGGGATACAGCAGTAGTAGGGGCAGGAATATATGCTGATGACAAGTTAGCTATTACCTGCTCTGGAGATGGAGATGTATTTCTGAGGCAGACTGTTGCACAGAAAATAGCCAGTCTCTACCACCAAAAAGGGTATAGCCTTAGGCAGGCATGTAGAGAAGTGATGGCTGAAAATCTAGATGGGGTCTGTGCAGGAATCATTGCTGTAGACTCGAAAGGTGATTCTATCATTGAAACAAACGCTGGAGTAATGTTTGTGGCCTCAATGATAGGTGGAATTTCACGAGTAGAGGTCTTCCGGCCCCTGAAGAGCTTCTCTGATGTGATCTGGGAAACAGATGAGCTAGTTGCCTACCTCAATCCCAACCCCTGGATCCCTGGGTCAACCATTCTGACTAGAAAGACTCTTAGTGGGGCAAGCAGCATCTTCCAGTTGGCTCCACCTGATTTTGTGGCATTGCTACAAGGAGCAAGAGCAGTGTCAAGCTTGCTATGTGAGCAATTGGGAGTGCAGCGCTGTGCTTTGGTTTTCAATCCAACCCCTGACCAGCCAGCACAAATCAGACTGCTCCCGCTTCATGGCGTAGAGCCAAAGTGGCAGCCTCATCTTGCCACTGAAGAGGAGTTCCACACTCACAACCCTGGCTACTGCACCTCAAAAAGTGGCCCCCGCTGGGATCATGAGGCACTGGCCCAGGTTCAAGCCAAGATTAGAAACGGACTGCCAACACCAAATGCACCTTCTTGCTTTGAGTTCTTTGGAGACGCTTCCAATGGTAACCTGTTCAGTTGTATTGTACGCGGAGAGCAGCAACAGTGGAGAGTGTGGGAAGACAATGAGCATGTTGCCTTCCTGACACCATACCCAAACACTCCTGGACTAACAGTTGTAGTGCCACGCAAACATCTGTCCAGTGACATCTTTAAACTGGAGGAAACTGACTACAAAGAACTGATCTTGGCCACTTATAAAGTTGCCCAACTTCTAAAAGAGGGAATGAGAGCTCAAGGTGTTGCACTGATCTTTGAGGGCCTTGAGATTGACTATGCTCATGCCAAGCTAATCCCTCTGTTACCTTCACCAGATGGCACTAAGCCTTCTGAGCTGCAAACAGAATGCTTCCAAAGCTACCCTGGATATGTGTCATCATTGGATGGCCCAGATGCTGATCCAGAGTCCCTCAAAAAGATCCACTCAAAAATCACCCAGTGCAGGCCTCCTCATTCATGGCAAGACCCTCAGTCCCACTCCACACTGGCCATCAAGAGCCAGTGGTATCGCAACCTGTTCCAGATTCAAAACACTCTCTTCCACAGCACAGTGGAATATTTCCACACTTCCTGCCACTACTCCTACGCTTTAACCCCTCTCACCACAGACACCATCTCTTCGCCAATGGGCTTGGGATCTGACTCAGAACCAGTTTCTGTAAACCTGCTGGGCCAAAGGATCTACCTGGCTGACTCAATGCAATTTGTGCTTGAATATTTCCTTCGCTTCCAAGACAACCTGCCGGGGACGTACTACATATCCCCCAGCTTTAGAGGGGAAGATCCTGATGCCACACACTTGAACCAGTTCTACCATGTGGAGTGTGAACTTTTGGGTGACATGGACAATGCCATTTCCATAGCAGAGGGATACTTGGCTCATCTCACCAAGTCCATGTTGAAGAAACACTCTGATATGATCCTCAACACTGCCGGGACCCTTGCACATGTCAAAGCCATGCTCAGTAAGCTTGATGTAAAAACTCCACTCCCAAGAGTCCCTCTAGACCAGGCCATTCCCATGATGCCATCTGTTGACTGCTTAGCTTGGGTACAAGATGGCCAGCCGCAGTTTGGCAGAAAGCTTACACGCAAAGGAGAGCATGTCTTGATAGAGAAATATGGGGGCGCGGTTTGGCTGACTGAGATGGACCATCTAGGAGTTCCCTTCTACCAGGCCTATGTGGAGGGAACTGGACGGTGCAAAGCCAAAGCTGCTGACCTTCTCCTGGGGCTGGGTGAGACTGTGGGTCTAGGTGAACGTCATTCCACCCCTGAGATGGTACTAGAGGCCCTCAGGCACCATGCAGTGCCAGAGCAGTCCTACAAATGGTACACTAACATGCGTCAAGTGAAACCACTCCTCACCAGTGGATGGGGCATGGNNNNNNNNNNNNNNNNNNNNNNNNNNNNNNNNNNNNNNNNNNNNNNNNNNNNNNNNNNNNNNNNNNNNNNNNNNNNNNNNNNNNNNNNNNNNNNNNNNNNAGTGCCAGAGCAGTCCTACAAATGGTACACTAACATGCGTCAAGTGAAACCACTCCTCACCAGTGGATGGGGCATGGGGACGGAGCGCTACTTGTGTTGGCTGCTTCAGCATGATGACATCAGAGATATACATATCATTCCTAGGATGAAAGGAAGAAAGTACATGCCCTGATCTTCTCCACAGGTCTACAAGCCTTTAGATGTGATATAATTGTAATAATGGCGCGAAAGAGGATTATACAATATAGATTTTATACATAAGAATGCCTTAATAGTCCAGACTTTGGACTTTTATCCAGCTTTAAGTGTCCTATAAACATTCCTGGTCCATGGCTAAAGAAAACTCACTACAACCCTTTAATTTACCTGTCCCTTGTGTCAAAGTataatgaatctgaaaatgtgtgttttggcaCTTCAACACAAACTGGAGGTGTCATTGCAGTAAATTAAATTGatgcaaaaaaagttgaatttgaGGTTACAGGAAGTAAATCTGCAGTTATTTGTTAAATTTGAACATTTAgagtttgtttcatttttttaagtagtGTCAATGTAAATGCAAAGTGAGAATACATAAATTGTGCGAGTACAACTTGAATTATTTCAGCATATTCTTTTCTTGTGTACAACTTAATAACTGTCTAATAATTCAAGTGAACGGAAACTTTtcggaagacaacatgaagataaacATCTGTTTAATTCCTTGGCCATAGgtgttttttcattatttatgcTAGTAAATTAATCATATTGTTcttcaatatgtttttgttttatatctatCATATTCTTTGTATTACAGGATTCTTTTGTGAAGGTCATTTGAATTTTAAGCTCATTTTAATAGACAAACAATGACTTTTGAAACAGACATTGGCACCATCTGGATGGAGTAATCAATTGACAAGGTCAATGGGACCTGTTCCCAAAAGCCACCGATCAGTCATTCATAGGCCTCTGTGCATAGAGACAAAGCTAAGATGTATATGCATAAATGTAGCATTTTAGCTACTTTTGATGACGAATGATAGAATGTAgttagaaaaaatatttatcatGGTCTCTGGACAACAGATTGAAAGAGTACCTCAACACTTcctgaaaatatgtttttgctgACTTTGAGTGGTTTAATTTCTTACCTTGCTGTAGTGATGAACAAGTGTACTCCAGGGCCCTGTGACATCAGAGCTGGGTGCGCTAACAGGAACACCAAAGCACAgttattcattcttttttttttgtttcaccaaGGAAATCACACCCACCTACACCCATCAGTGTTGCTGATGTGGCCAGTGGTGAAACAGGTTTGATATACTCAATCAGAGAGGGCAGTGAAAAACATCTGTTCAATTTGATagttaaaatgacaacacaccTGATTGATCAATGTCAGTGTGCAACAACTCATCAGTTTACCATGCATACCTGAGCAATGTGATAAAAGTGGTTGAACTCTACATTGATCTGCAAAGTTAGGTCACCAGTTCTATCAACACTCTGACATTACAGGGAGTTAATTTGTATGTTTTCATCAAGGCTGTACAATCTTAGTT includes these proteins:
- the LOC117957750 gene encoding uncharacterized protein LOC117957750, with the translated sequence MVAGLMTEHVYNLSETADLDLVHTDTVNVNGSVTVNNVKCVCPTSLTFPLQGIITPKLSRDLKATHPVLTFDVPSYPDVFSALRGQRGLYDAWINFSLQLSLRQTFGESASNHMLVTPTHMRHYKHGRCDPTYSLTMHSQKLVGALISCIGPDNSIQYTTDLLRLFHVAFLEHKRLIRNTKGGQGVGPHLAALRRSLPFDNPLKKYLDPFGCPSVYLTGTDLMEAVECGVGNVYAQDQLAVTYLGKRDKVRILLNGKGSFALALEKIQEHLKINLKLVILLAVRYAIAHQTGGLEHLLNQGENEKINGETNHCSAIPNNGKTTVDSTSGMSTDYTLVIHGGAGEEIMLNTEVNAVIEFALQTALTLGSQLLQQGGRSVDAVQKSVEALEDCFLFNAGKGSVFNKDGKNEMEATIVEGNTMRSGSVACVRSVKNPIKAARCVMEKSPHSLIVGDGAEDFLQGLEEKQKPVGPEYFYTDIRHRQLAAKLTVGDTSKNNHPQTVGAVALDRWHGLAAASSTGGLVGKLKGRVGDTAVVGAGIYADDKLAITCSGDGDVFLRQTVAQKIASLYHQKGYSLRQACREVMAENLDGVCAGIIAVDSKGDSIIETNAGVMFVASMIGGISRVEVFRPLKSFSDVIWETDELVAYLNPNPWIPGSTILTRKTLSGASSIFQLAPPDFVALLQGARAVSSLLCEQLGVQRCALVFNPTPDQPAQIRLLPLHGVEPKWQPHLATEEEFHTHNPGYCTSKSGPRWDHEALAQVQAKIRNGLPTPNAPSCFEFFGDASNGNLFSCIVRGEQQQWRVWEDNEHVAFLTPYPNTPGLTVVVPRKHLSSDIFKLEETDYKELILATYKVAQLLKEGMRAQGVALIFEGLEIDYAHAKLIPLLPSPDGTKPSELQTECFQSYPGYVSSLDGPDADPESLKKIHSKITQCRPPHSWQDPQSHSTLAIKSQWYRNLFQIQNTLFHSTVEYFHTSCHYSYALTPLTTDTISSPMGLGSDSEPVSVNLLGQRIYLADSMQFVLEYFLRFQDNLPGTYYISPSFRGEDPDATHLNQFYHVECELLGDMDNAISIAEGYLAHLTKSMLKKHSDMILNTAGTLAHVKAMLSKLDVKTPLPRVPLDQAIPMMPSVDCLAWVQDGQPQFGRKLTRKGEHVLIEKYGGAVWLTEMDHLGVPFYQAYVEGTGRCKAKAADLLLGLGETVGLGERHSTPEMVLEALRHHAVPEQSYKWYTNMRQVKPLLTSGWGMGTERYLCWLLQHDDIRDIHIIPRMKGRKYMP